The genomic DNA CAGCAAGTATCGCCAAGATCTTGTTCGTCGTCTTCCTCGTACTTTTCGTGATCAGCCTGATCGCAGGTCGCCGCGGCCCGGTGGTATGACCGGCGATCGATTCGAATCGTGGCCCTGCGTGAACCGCATCGCCACGAACTCGATCGCCCGATCGATGCCCTCAACAACGGCGAGTCTTCTCCCCCGTGCATGCAGTACGGGGTAAGGCATCGCGGGGATTGGCATCGTGCTGACAACCGCTGCACTAACAACGCAACAACATGTACCAGGTGCGAGTCGTCAGCGGATCGCAGCGTCGCGATAGAGAAGTCGTCGCGACCAACGATCGCCCCGAGGCCCAAGCGGCAGCGGAGCGATGTCGACGACGATAGTTTGTGGCGGACGATTAGTTCGCCGACACGTCGCGATAGAGTTGAATTCCATAAGTGATCACGCGGTCGCGAAGCTTGCCGCGCGTGATGCCAAGAATCTCAGCCGCTTGGCTCTGATTCCCGCCCGTCTCCTGCAAGACTCGCAAAATCACAAAGCGTTCCAGATACTCGATCGTCTGAGCGTAGACGTCGGTCGACTTGTCCCGCAACAGTCGTTCGACCAACTCCGGCAACTTCGATCCGCAGACGCCTGAGTCATCCGCTTTCTCCGTCGCCGCTTCGCCGGAAGTTTCTTCAGCAGCCGCCGGTTCATTGGAATCGCTTGGCGCCGTCAGTTCTTTCGGCAACACGTCGGGTACGATCACTGGCATCACGCAATCGAGCACGCAGCGCCGGATTACCGCTCGCAACTGGCGGACGTTGCCAGGCCAACGATAGGCGTTCAGAAGGCTGAGCGTCTCCGGAGCGATCCCCTCGAGATCGGGCTTGTTCAGATCGTGCTTCGCCTGGGTCAGAAAATGCTGCACCAACAACGGGATATCACTCGACCGTTGACGCAGCGGCGGCAGATCGATCGTGACGCCGTTGAGCCGATACAGAAGATCCTCGCGATATTCTCCCTCTTCGACCATCTTCTCCAACGGGCGATTCGTGGCGGCGATGATCCGCACATCGGTTTGCAATTCTTTGTTGCCGCCGACGCGTTCAAACCGCTGCTCTTGCAGAACTCGCAAAACTTTAGCTTGTACCGACGCCGCCATATCGCCGATCTCATCGAGGAACAGCGTGCCGCCGTTGCATTGTTCGAACTTGCCGATGCGACGCGTTTCGGCGCCGGTGAAGGCACCTTTTTCGTGGCCGAACAATTCGCTTTCCAGCAAGTTGTCGGGGAGCGCTGCACAATTGACCGCCAGGAACGGCCCCTGATCGCGATGACTGTATTGATAGAGGGCGCGGGCGACCAGTTCCTTACCGGTACCACTCTCGCCACGGATCAGAACGGGAACATCCTGCTTGCTAACCCGACCGATCGACTTGAAAACTTCCAACATCGGTTGGCTCTTACCGATGAACAACTCGCTCGAATCATCGGGCAGTTTATCGTCGGCAGCAATCGCCACCGCAACGCTACTCATCTTGCGTTGCTCGATCGCTTTATTGACCAATTTTTGCAGAGGTTCCACAGCCAACGGTTTGGCGATGTAATCGAACGCTCCCAACTGCATCGCTTCGATCGTCGTTTGACTGCCCGCATCGGCGGTCATAAAAATCACCGGCAAGCGACGGTCGTGAGCGCGGATCTCACAATAGATCGCCATCCCGCTGCGGTCGGGCAATTGGATGTCCAACAGCACCACATCAAACGACTTCGACTTGACCTGTTCGAGGCCTTCCTCGCCCGTAAGCGCTGTGGTCACTTCGGCAAACGGCTCGAGCGCTTTGGTGGCCAACAACAGGATGGCTCGATCATCGTCAATGACCAGAATTTTTGGCATGCATACTTCGCAAGATTGGGAACACTCAGTGAAAAACTTCCAACAGCAGTCGGTTTTAGTATATCAAGGTCCGACGAATTCCAAGAGGTCCCCAAAGATTGGCCGATCGAACGATTCAACCGCCGCCGATTCCCGCACCGTCAATCACATGTCCAATCGCCACCACAATGCACAACTGTACACTTCTATATTGGCTGGATAAAATGAATGACGACGGAAGCCTGCGGGGCGAGTCGACACCGCCTGCGGCCGACGGACCAGTGGCACACAACTTGCTACTGATGAATGGTTTGACGAGCCCTCTTCTACGACGCGAATAAAAATATGCCGAACTCCGAACAACCCAAACGCTGTGTGATCGCGGACGACGTTCGAGCATCACGCGAGATCTTGAAATCTTGGCTGAGCGATTGCAACTTCGAATGCAGCTTGGCAACCGACGGCAACGAAGCCTGGGAGATGATCCAGCGAGCGCCAACCGATATGCTGATCACCGACATCGAGATGCCCAACTGCTGCGGGCTGGAATTGTTGCAGCGGATCCGCGCCGATCCGTCGCCGCAAATTCAATCGATCCCCGTGTTGATGATCACCAGTCTTCACGACGGGCAGATCCAGCAGACGATTCGCCGCTTGGGAGGCAACGGTCTGCTAGCGAAACCATTGGACCAGTATTCAACCTATTCGATCGTGTTGGCGGTACTGGCTGCTGGCGACGACCGCGATTCATTGCTGGTCAGCGATCCCAACGGCAAGATCAACGGCGATGGTTTGGTTTCGCCCACCTTCCGCCGATTGCTGAAGCCGCTGTTTGCAAGCGAGCCTTAACCGCGGCGCACCTCACAGGCGTCAAGCTTCTTGCGCCGTGGTGAAGCGGTGAACCATTTCGGTAAGTCGTTCGACGTTGATCGGTTTACTGAGGTAGTCATTGCAGCCCGATTCGATGCAACGCGACATGTCCCCCTGCATCGCATCGGCGGTCAGCGCGATGATCGGCCCGGTGTAGTCCATCCGCCGCAGTTGTTCCGCGGTCTGATAGCCATCCAATCGCGGCATCTGCATGTCCAATAGGATTAGATCGTATTCGCCCCCTTGGTTCCGTCTCTCTCGAACCATCTGCAGCGCGACCTCACCATCTTCGGCTTCATCGACGCGAGCCCCCGCCTTGGTCAACAACAGCTTGCTGAGAAAGCGAATATCGCGGCGGTCATCGACGACCAAGACGCCACAGTCCAGACGAATTTCGCTGGTCGCGGTGTCGCTTGGCGATGCCTCGCAGGCCAACCGAGGTTGAATCATCGGCACCTCTTGAACGTCCCCGGTGGCGATTGTCACGGTGAACGTACTGCCTTGGCTGAGATTGCTGCGGACCGAGATCTCGCCGCCCAGCATCTCCGTCAAACGCTTGCTGATCGCCAGCCCCAATCCGGTGCCACCAAACTCGCGGTTGACGTTTCCGTCTCCCTGCGAGAAGGGCTGGAACAACCGACGCTTCTGCCTCTCGGACATGCCGATGCCCGAATCGACCACGTCGAACTGCAACCGCGGCGATTGGCCCTGGAGAAAGCGGACGAGGATATTCACTCGGCCTTCGGTGGTGAATTTGATCGCGTTGCCGACCAAATTGATGAGGATCTGTTTGAGTCGTTTGGGATCGCTTTGAATTTCCGACGGGATCAGACCTTGATATTCGACATCCAGTTCCAATTTGCGTTCGGACGCCCGCACCTCCATGATCGAACGCACATCTTCGACCAACCGGTTGGGAGCAAACCGCTCGTGGCTGATCTCGAATTTGCCGGCTTCGATCTTGGAAATGTCCAAGATGTCGTTGATGATATCCAATAAAAAATCGCCGTTGCGCCGGATCGTGCGAACGTGCGCCAGAGTCTCGTCATCGTTGACCTTCTCGGCAATCAAATCGGTGTAGCCCAAGATCGCCGTCATCGGGGTGCGGATCTCGTGGCTCATGTTCGCCAAAAAGGCACTCTTGGATTCGTTGGCAGCGACCGCTTGTTCGCGGGCTTCTTTTAAGGACTGTTCGAACTGCCGCTGTTGCGTGATGTCCAACAACGTGCCGATCAACTGCGTCGCCCTGCGATTACCCTCTTCTCCCGGATCGTCATCGGCAAACAGCGGCTTGGCCTGCAAACGCACCCACCGCGTGTCGCCATTGGGACAAACGATCCGATGATCGATGCTGCGAGTCGCCGTATCGGGATGTTCCACGAGATCGCGGTAGTGCCGGGCGCAAGCCTCGCGGTCGTCCGGATGGACCCAGTTCAACATCTCATCGACCCGGATCTCGGTCTCGTTATCGACGCTGGAGACTCCCACCAACCGCTCCAGTTCCTGCGAGTAGGTGACGGTTCCTTTGACGAGATCGGCATGCAACATCCCAAAACCAGCCGCTTCGGCTGCGCTTCGCAATCGCTCTTCGCTCAGCTTGATCGCCAGTTCCGATTGTTTTTCGTCGGTGATGTCCCAGTTCAGTCCATGCATTCGGACGACGTTGCCGTGATCGTCGCAAATCACCGTCCCAACGCCAGCCATCCAGCGGATCTCGCCGTTGGAACGGACGATCCGAAACTCGGTATCGTAATCCTCTCGATCCGCAGCCGACTGGCCCCACACATGACGCAACGCCGACACGTCGTCGGGATAAACGTACTGAAAGAACAGATCGATCGTCGGATTCTCAACAGGTTCGATCCCCAGCAGCGCGAACATCGCCGGTTCCCAAACGCTTTTCTCCTCGGACCATTCCCAAGCCGCCATGCCTCCCGCTTTAAGAGCCATCGACATCCGCTGGTTGCTTTCGATCAACGCCAGATCGGCTTTCTTGCGATCGGTCACATCGCTGGTGATGCCGGTCAGAGATTGAGGATAGCCTTGCGAATCACGAGTCACCAAGCCACGGGTTTCGGTCCAACAGACCTTCCCGTTATCCGCTCGCACGATCCGCCAATCGAACCGAAACTCATCGCTTGTCCCTTCCAACAACGCCCGCAGCTGGGACGCTGCGAAATCGCGATCGTCGGGATGGATGATCTGCAACGACGACTCAAACGCTCCGTCGTAATGTTCCGCGTTCATCCCAAAAATCTCGAGCAGTTCATCCGACAATAGGAGCTGGTTTTCGCGCGGAATCCATTGCCAGCTGCCCAACCGCCCCGCGTTGAGCGACAGTTTCAGGTACTGTTCGTTCTTCTGATAGTCTTCCAACAAAGCGAGCAACTTGGTCCGTTCGGCCGACAGTTGTTCGGCGTGCGCCCGGACCTGATCCTCCGCTGCCTTGCGATCGCTGATATCGACTCCCGATGGAATCAGATATTCGACCCGACCGTTTTCATCCAAGACCGGCGCGATCATGAAATCGATCATCAAACGGCTATCGCCCTTCGCATAAAGCCCCACGTCGAACCTGACCCGCTGGCCGGCAAAGGCTTGATCCATCGCTTCTTGAATACGCTGGGCCACGCGGTCGTCATAGGTCCACCACGGGCACTCGGCGAAGTGTTTTCCAATCACATCCTCCCGCGTTAACCCCGCAATGCTCATCGACCGATCGTCGACTTCCCAAAGCTTGCCATCGAGCCCGATCACACCAACCAATCCCAATTGGTTATTGATCACGCGTCGCAGATGGGCTTCGCGGCGTTTCGTCTCCATCTCGGCTCGAGCCCGCTCGATGCGGATCCCCAAGCGGTCGACGATCTCCTGCAACAGCCGCAGGTCATCGGGCTGCCAGACGTAGGGTTCTGACTTAACCGCACTGAGGACAAATCGTGTCGGCAGATCGGTCACGTAGGCGGAGTTGCAAAACGCGGCGACCTGGATAGCCCGGAGGTTCTCGGCAACCGCCGGGTCGATCGAACCACTCTGCGTATCGCAGGAATAGATCTGGCGACCGGCAAGCAGGTTCCGACGCTCGGTTTCGCTGTGGAATTTTGCGGAGTCGTGCCTGCCAACGATACTGGTAAGCCCTTCGTCGCAGTGCTCATAAATCACTTCTGCGTTTTCGGTCGCCTCATCGAACTCGACCAGACAACACCGCGAGAGCCCCAGATACTCAGCCGTCCGCTGGACCGCGACCTTCATCAAGTCGGTGTCCGACATCAAGGGGCTGAACTGCGCTTGCAAGTCGGCGAGAAAACCGAGGTTCAGTTCCAGTCGTTTCCGCGCATCGATGTCGATGTTCATTCCGACCCAGCGGCGAATCGTACCATCGTGCCGACGCTGCGGGACCGCGCGAACATGATGCCACTTCCAATCGCCCGAATGATGCAGCAACCGATACTCGCCCGAAAAGGCTTCGCCCGTGTCGAGACTGGTCTGCCAGACGGTTAGCGTCGCGTCGCGATCATCGGGATGAATCACATCGGCCCACCCGCGGCCCTTCCACTGTTCGAACGTCTGCCCGGTGAAAGCTCGCCAGCTGGGCGAATCCTCGATGATATTCCCCTCCGCACTTGCGATCCAAACGATCTGGGCGGAGACATCGACCAACGATTGAAACAATTCATGGCTGTTTCGCAGTTCGCTGACATCGGTAAAGGTCACGACCAAACCATCCGCCTCTCCGGTATGCGAGCGGTAGGGCAACACGCGGCGGATAAACGATTTCCCCGATCGCGCGACAACGGTGTGTTCGATGACTTCCCCGTCGTGGATCGTTGTCGGATCGGGCAGTGGCGGCATCTGTTCGACACTGGGGACAAACATCTCCAAGGGTCGGCCGACGTCGGTACTGATCAATCCATAGATTTCACAAATCGCCGGAGTATAGCTGCGGATCGACAGATGTTGATCCAGGAAGACCGTGGCGATCTGGGTGCTGCGGAGCAGGTTTTCGAGATCGGCGTTGGACCGCGCCGTCGCATCGCTGCCCAGGCGGATCTCTTCTTTCGAAGTCTCCAGTTCCTCGTTTGCCGATTGCAGTTCCTCATTCATCGACAGCAGTTCTTCGTTGGACGACTTCAGCTCCTCATTCGCCGCTTCCATGTCTTGCATCGACCGATCGAGATCGCTGCGCAACGTCTCCAGCTCGCGTTCCATTTGACTGATGATCGCATCGGCATCACTCTCGCCGCTGCCGGCGGAAGCGTCGACGTCTTCGCGGCGAAAGGGGAGTCCAACGTCGTGAAAGACGACCATCAGCAGCGGTTCGTCTTCGCCCAACTGAGGCATCGGTTGAACAGTCAGCATCACGCGCTGGACCAGTTCGCCGACGCGGATCGATAAATTTTCATGCTCCACCCGCCGCCGCAGTTTCTTCGCCTCAGCAATTGCAGCCCGCAGACCGATCCGCAATCCGCTGTCAGCCAATTTGATGATGCTGGTTTGGATCGGGCCACCGGAGAAGTTCAGGTACTTCTTGATGTTCGACGAGCTGGTCAAGATCTGCCCCGTGGCATCGATCACAGCGGTCTCGGGGGTGAATTCGTCTAACGCGATCTTCTGCATCATCTCCGTCAGATCGACCGATGCATCGGGCAGCGACGAAGGATTTGACGGCTTCGGCATCCGCGGGCGGCGAGTCGACGTGTCGGTCGACTGCATCGCGGTCCCCTTACGCTGCGAGATCCGCAGCCTGGCATCGATCGGACGAAACAGTTCCCCATGGGAGGTGATGTTTTCGCTGGGCCCCAGAAACAAATACCCCGACGGCCGCAGAGCGTAGTGGAACAGCGGTATCAATTTGTTCTGCAGGTGCGGACCGAGGTAGATCAGCAGATTGCGACAACAGATCAGATCCTGTCGGGAGAAGGGAGGATCGTGGATCAGATTGTGCGTCGAAAAGAGCACCAAGTCTTGGATCTGCTTGGTCGCATGATAAGTGTTGCCTCGTTTGACGAAAAAACGCTGCAGGCGTTCGGCGGAGACATGTTCTTCGATCCCCACGGGGTAGGTTCCCGTCCGGGCAACCGCCAGCGCACGTTCATCGATATCGGTGGCGAATATCTGCACCTGCGGCGGTTCCGCCAAACGGTCCATCGCTTCGCAGCACAAGATCGCCATCGTGTACGCCTCGGATCCGTTAGCACATCCCGCAACCCAGATCCGCACGCAATCGTTAGGCCCCCGTTGATCGAACAGCTTAGGCAACACGTGCTGCGCCAACGCTTCAAACGCCTCCGGATCGCGAAAGAAGGTCGTCACACCGATCAACAATTCGTTGAACAGCGTTTTGGCTTCCTCTTCATGATGCTGCAAGTAGTCGACGTAATCGCTGGCCAGTCCGATCTTCAGGACTTGCATCCGTCGCTGAATACGGCGGGTGAGCGTATTGAACTTGTAGTGCTGAAAGTCGTGCTGAGTCGCATCAAACAGAGTTTGGGTGATCGCAGGAATCGCCTCTTCGATCTGATCCCGCAACCGCGGTTTTTCCGGTCCCACTTGCAGCCCCAGCAAATGCTGACGGTATTGCAACAATTCGCGAGCGATCTCCGCCGGCGTCAACACATGATCAGCCACGCCGGTCGTCGCAGCGCTGTGAGGCATCGAATCAAACTTTGCTGACTCGGGCTTCTGGGCAAACGTTAGACCACCGCGATCTCCGATCGCCTTGAGCCCCAAAGTCCCATCGCTTCCCGCCCCCGAAAGAATCACCCCAACCCCACGGTCTCGTTGATCCTCGGCGATCGCATCGAAGACAGAATCGATCGGAGTCGACGGTCGCAGCGTCCTCGGGCGATCGACAACTTCGACGACTCCACGCTCTAGTTCCAGCAATTTGTTTGGCGGACACACATACAGTTTACCCGCCGCCAACCGCATGCGGCCGGAAAGCTCGACGACCTCCAAATCGGTCCAATGCGCCAGCACCGACGACAACAACGATTTGCTGGACGGGTCCTGATGCTGGACAAAAACGATCGCCAGCCCCGCAGCGTCGCCGATCGCTTCGAGCAACTCTTTAAACGCTTCCAATCCACCAGCCGACGCCCCTACGCCAACGATCAACGGCGCCGTGGCGTGATTCGAACGATCGGTTGAACTATCGATGTCATTCATAGGTTCGAGCCCAGGTTGGACCTGCAGACAGCTGCGTGTTCGATTCGTCGCAAACAGAGTTCATCGATCGGGATGTCCTTGCGGTTTGGTCCACCTGCCCCCACAAATGGAGCGTCGTCGCGGGGAACGCTCCTGCCACCTACCAGCCAACCAGCGCATCGCTCCTCTCTGCTGATTGATTGAAGAGAATTCGCTTCAGTCGGTCAACTCCCTTCCACGACAGGCAGAGGTTCCCCAGGGGCAACTCCCGTACCGTCCGCTAGCACCCCGCGCGACCAGGCTGGTCGCTGGAAGATCATCTGCCGCATGCGACCTCTGAGTCACCGTCGTTGATCCAACGCGTTAACACTTGATTTCGTTAGTCATACGCGGCCAGCAGCTGCTTTCCCTACATTCCTGGCACGTGGTTTGCGTTACCTACCTCGCGATGCGGAGCCGATGTGGATCCCGCAGATCCAATGCTTTTTAGTTGCTACTGGAGTGAAATCATGAGTCTTGAAACGAAGACGAACCTCAACGAATCGACAGTCACCAAACTTCAAAAATTGATCCGTGCCAACATCGACGCCTACGACGGCTTTCGCGAATCGGCCGAAGAGATCGACGATATCACCTTGGCGAACCTGTTCCGCGAAGTCGCCAACGAACGGTCGGCACTGGCCACCGAACTGCAGAACTACGTCCAGTGGAACGGGGCCGAAGCGGAAGAGGACGGATCGGTCGCGGCGAGCGTTCACCGCAGCTGGATCAACGTCCGCAGCAAGATCAATGGCGGCGATCCCTACGTGATCCTGATCGAAGCGGAGCGTGGCGAGGACCACATCAAACACGCTTACGAAGACGTCTTGAAAGAGACAGCTGGCAGCGCGATGAACGATGTCCTGACGGCGCAATACGCGATCGTTAAAGCGGGACACGACAAGATCCGCGATCTCCGCGACAGCTACAAAAATCGCTAGTCCCGGCGTACAGAAGAAACACACAACGCATCGGAACTCTCCGATGCGCCGACAATCCCAGTTCCATTTCCCCCGCAGCGTTTCGTTGCGGACAGCAATCGGATTCGCGCCGCGAATTCCGACCGTTAGTTCGACTGGCGAAGACGCTAACTATTAATGAGGTTTCCCGATGAATGCGACCAAAGATCTAATGCGTGCCTTTTTACTGATCTCTGCTTTTGCGATGAGCTGCCTGTTGGTGGGTTGCGACAACGAGGAGACCTTGTTGGACGTCGACACTCCCGACGGCGGCGGAGTCGAAATCGAACGTTCGTTGGATACCGGCGCGCTCGATATCGATGTCGGCGAATGAGCCGCGACTGCCGCGAATTGAACAAGCGTCCGGAGCATCCCAGCGAGCGTTATCACCGTGGCGTTCCTAGCGGGCCGACGACGCTCGACGTCTCTAGATTCTCGCCGACAAAAGACTGTCGGCCCTCCCGCCGCCGAACCAGTCAGGCGAGCGGCGATATGAGCAGGCGGCAAATGGCGACAGCTAGTTCGCGCGACAGCTAGTTCGCCATCCGCAAGCTGCGGATCTCAGGCTGTCCGCCGACGTGCGGATGCCCAACTGCGTGCGGCGGCACCGCTCCGGTATCGAAGAAGATATTCTGCCGGACGAGCGATTCGATCCGCCGATCGGCGACGTATTCGAGATAATTATGATCGCTCCCCACACTGCGAGCTGCGTCGTATTGGTGGACGCGATCGCTGGCAAGCTGATGTCGGCCAAGACCGCAGAGCCCGGTATAACCGAGAGCGGGCGTGTGGTTATCCAATTTCAGAAAGCGATAAAGCTTCAGGTACTGGTCGCGAGAGTTGTGCAAAACGAACAGGTGATCGACTGGACGTAGTGCCGCGTTGCGGCTTGTCACGAAGCAATCGTTACGAATTGCAGGAGCCAACAGGGCCAGGTTGATCCAAGGGAGTTCCGGATCGGTCATGGGCAACCGAGAACCGCACAACGATCCGCCGCCCAGTAGATGCATCGCTCCGACAGCCAGCCGGCCACCAAAGCTGTATCCAATCACCGATACCTGTTGTTGCGGTTGGATCTCGGTAATAACGCGGGCCAGATGGAACGCGTGCAAGTCGGCTCGCGCCGCTTTGACGCGGACGTCTCGTAACTGGCCACTGATCTTATCGGCCGGCCACATCCAGATCACAAAACGGACGGCGGAGTCGGGGCGTTGCCAGTTCAGAACGGTTTGGTCGTATGTCTGCAACCCACGCCGCAACGCCTTCACCTCGGGCGTACGATTGCCATGAACAAAGAGAATCGTTCGCATCGGAAGCGGACCGGCGTTGTCGGCGAAGAAGCTCTCTGCCGACTCCGTCTGCCAACGATTCCCCTCGATGCGTCGACGAAACTGAAGCGACTGGACCGGCGCATGGTGCGACCCGACGCAGCGGCTGCTGATCGTCCAGACCTGATCCAACGAACGGACATCAAACTCCGCAAGCGGCGCCGTCTCGAGCTCTGCCGCAACAGCCTCTTTACCGACGACATCTTCGGCGACCGATTCGGTCGGCTCGGCAAGCAGAGAATCCCCGATCGCAGCTTCGCCTGATGCCGCGCCGTCGGCGGCCGGCGTTTCGATTGGTGTCGCAATCGCCGAAGGGGCCGCTGGCGGAGCGGCCTGAAGCTGCGATGGCGGGGCCGACTGCTGAGCCAGCAATTGAGCGGGGACCAGGATCAGGGACAACAACAGTCCGATGAGCAAACCAAATGGAGACGCCGTCATGTTTTTGTCAGTCAAAACCTGGGAATACTAACGGAGACGTCGTCGCGGGGCACAGGCCTGCAGCGCGATAAAGGGTTCCGCACGCGAGCTTTCGCCGTGCGGAATAGAGCGACGGACTCCGTTTCAGTTTAGCTTGTCGCGACGCGTTTCGCCGCTGGCACTCTATAATAGAAGCCCGGCAACCGAAAAGTTGCCGGGCGTCGGTAGGGATAAAAGGGCCTATCGGCCGTGCCGCAGCGGTCGGCCTGCGGCGACTGACGAAAGCGATTATTCAACCGCCTCGAGTTCATCAGCCTTCTCTTCGCCTCGTTCTTCTACAGCGTCGGCCTTGTTTTCGCCGCGGGCTTCCTTCTCGTCAGCGATCGCTTCACCGCGGTTTTCGATAGCATCAGCTCGCTCTTCCGCCCGATCCTGCACCGCGTCGGACGCATGGTCGGTTCGGTCGCGGAGATTTTCCGCCGCGTTCTGCGAAGCTTCGCGAGTCGCTTCGGCTGACGATTGCGACGAATCGCGGATATCTTCGGCTTGCTGCTGGGTTTGGTCACGGATCATATCGGCCTCTTGTTCCAACGCCGATTCATCGCAGCCAACAAACAAAATAGTACTGAGTGCCAATGCGCTAGCGGTTAAAGTCTTCATCGATCTCTCCTTGTTTTGCATTTAAATCTGCTCGCGAACATTCGCGAGCGGCAGAACGGGGAAATCGCAAACGCTGTGCCAGATGCCTCAGATGCAGGGAAAACACGATTCCACAGCGGTCGACCGATCGAACATCGACAATTGTGAACGCTTTTGCACCAACTCGATGATCTCCCGCCGACATGGCGCTTGATCCGCCCCGGCCCCGTTTCGGCAAGCGATAGGGTTGATCAAGACTTCTCCAAAGTCGCCTGCAGCGTGGCGGCGAGGTCCCGTTTCAACCGCTGCCAGCCGCTCGCCGGGCCAACCAACGCCTGGTTAACCTCCACTTCAATGCCGATGTAATACGGATCGGGAAATCGCTGTCGCAGCGCAGTCGTCAAACCGTCGGACCGTCCGAGATAGGGATAATTTCGGCGAGTCCGCAGATCGGGGCGGCTGATCTTCAAAGCATCTCGCCAGCGATCGCAAAGCGCTTTTTCAGCCGGCCGCCGCGGATCGTACAACAATCCGAGCTCGGCGGTCCGCACCTGCCCATCGAGTTCGGGAACGAAGGAGTGCAGCGATAGATGCAAAACGGGAATCGCCGCCGCGACGCGATCCTCGATCCATTCTTCGACTCTCTGGCGATAGGGCCAATAGTAACGTTGCAGGATCGTCGCTTTGTCGCGTTGATCGAGCGATCGGCTGTACTGCGAAAACAACTGCCGATGATTCGCAGATCGATTGACTTCGACCAACAGTCGCGAGACCGTTGTGCGAAACAGGACTGCGGAAAATCGCCGCTGCAGCATCCGGCCCAGAGCGAGCGTGCCAGGGTCCCAGCCGCGATGCCCCTGCAGCACCGATCGGGCATCGACAAACAGATGTTCGTATTGGGAAGGGATATGATTCGTCGCGTGCTCGCAAGTCAAAATCAACTCCATCGGACACTCCCTCTCCTCCGCCGAGCGGCCTCCCCTGCGGGTCGACCTATGCGATGACAAAGGAACGCCCGGCGGTCAAACAATCGCTCAACTCGCGGTAGACCTCGGTCAACCGCTGCGGCCGCAGATCTTCTCCCACCGCCCGCGCGATCCGCGTCGCCAACGAGCCATGACGCAGGATCGGCTGCAGATCCTTTTCCACGTCGCCAATCCGCGGCTCATGCTCCGCCCCGACCTCGATAAGATGCCGCCACAGCTGGCCGGCGGTGATCGATCGATCGGTGATTCCAAACTGCTGCAGGTATTCAGCCTCTTCGATCACCGTCGCTTCGACATCGGCCGAGACTCGATCCAACAGCGCCGACAGCGCCGGTGTAGAGACATGTTGTTGCATCGTCAACGGTTGCCAGCGTTCGGCGACGAGAGACTTCAGAGCCGCGATCGCCGCGACGCAAATGGCGATGTCGACCCCGGG from Rosistilla oblonga includes the following:
- a CDS encoding DUF1328 domain-containing protein; this encodes MLGWALTFLIIALIAGALGFGVVAGTAASIAKILFVVFLVLFVISLIAGRRGPVV
- a CDS encoding sigma-54-dependent transcriptional regulator, which codes for MPKILVIDDDRAILLLATKALEPFAEVTTALTGEEGLEQVKSKSFDVVLLDIQLPDRSGMAIYCEIRAHDRRLPVIFMTADAGSQTTIEAMQLGAFDYIAKPLAVEPLQKLVNKAIEQRKMSSVAVAIAADDKLPDDSSELFIGKSQPMLEVFKSIGRVSKQDVPVLIRGESGTGKELVARALYQYSHRDQGPFLAVNCAALPDNLLESELFGHEKGAFTGAETRRIGKFEQCNGGTLFLDEIGDMAASVQAKVLRVLQEQRFERVGGNKELQTDVRIIAATNRPLEKMVEEGEYREDLLYRLNGVTIDLPPLRQRSSDIPLLVQHFLTQAKHDLNKPDLEGIAPETLSLLNAYRWPGNVRQLRAVIRRCVLDCVMPVIVPDVLPKELTAPSDSNEPAAAEETSGEAATEKADDSGVCGSKLPELVERLLRDKSTDVYAQTIEYLERFVILRVLQETGGNQSQAAEILGITRGKLRDRVITYGIQLYRDVSAN
- a CDS encoding response regulator; the encoded protein is MPNSEQPKRCVIADDVRASREILKSWLSDCNFECSLATDGNEAWEMIQRAPTDMLITDIEMPNCCGLELLQRIRADPSPQIQSIPVLMITSLHDGQIQQTIRRLGGNGLLAKPLDQYSTYSIVLAVLAAGDDRDSLLVSDPNGKINGDGLVSPTFRRLLKPLFASEP